In Pseudomonas sp. MTM4, one genomic interval encodes:
- a CDS encoding DUF6586 family protein, with protein MAHELYTRTNQKIYFAGLALENWRRAEEHGALNAPGVIQAEREASLFHLYGALLGLCHEIAGYYRLPGASAPRVELLLVRPTTDPSPSPELAELSELAAYSETWLAQLLQAHTALFEPPRAPAKRKTDPTMPLIEAISVDEETPELARADVESWRSNLKDLALRFRESLTEW; from the coding sequence ATGGCTCATGAGCTGTATACCCGAACCAATCAGAAGATCTATTTCGCCGGGCTCGCTCTCGAGAATTGGCGTCGGGCCGAAGAGCATGGCGCGCTGAACGCTCCCGGCGTAATCCAGGCAGAGCGAGAGGCCAGTCTTTTTCACCTGTACGGCGCGCTGCTAGGGCTTTGCCATGAGATTGCCGGTTATTACCGTCTGCCTGGAGCGAGCGCGCCGCGTGTCGAATTGCTGTTGGTGCGCCCGACGACCGATCCCTCTCCCAGTCCGGAACTTGCAGAGCTGAGCGAGTTGGCCGCGTACTCCGAAACCTGGCTTGCGCAATTGTTGCAGGCCCATACCGCGCTATTCGAGCCGCCACGCGCACCTGCCAAACGCAAGACCGATCCAACCATGCCGTTGATCGAGGCGATCAGCGTGGACGAAGAAACCCCGGAATTGGCGCGTGCGGATGTGGAATCCTGGCGGAGCAATTTGAAGGATCTGGCCTTGCGCTTCCGCGAATCGCTCACCGAGTGGTGA
- a CDS encoding DMT family transporter produces MSTRTLLLTALAMLAFAGNSLLCRAALRDSQVDPTSFTALRLLAGALVLWLLLRLRNGPSAAAGGWYGALALFAYAAAFSYAYLHLDAGAGALMLFGAVQLSMIVWGLITGERLSRLQITGLVLAAGGLVTILLPGTSMPPLSASLLMVISGVTWAAYSLLGKGAPDPLAATAGNFIRSLPFMAVLCLLALDGLEWDRAGVIYALLSGGLTSGVGYAIWYAALPGLTAIQGASVQLSVPLITALAGSLLLGETLTVQLLIAGVAILGGIALVLRVKHNT; encoded by the coding sequence ATGAGCACAAGAACCTTACTGTTGACCGCATTGGCCATGCTCGCCTTTGCTGGCAATTCGCTGCTTTGCCGTGCCGCATTACGTGACAGTCAGGTCGACCCTACAAGCTTTACCGCGCTGCGCCTGCTGGCCGGGGCGCTGGTGCTGTGGCTACTGCTACGGCTACGTAACGGCCCTTCGGCTGCAGCTGGCGGCTGGTACGGCGCCCTCGCGCTCTTTGCCTATGCTGCAGCGTTCTCGTATGCCTATCTGCACCTCGATGCTGGCGCTGGAGCATTGATGCTGTTCGGTGCCGTGCAGCTGAGCATGATTGTCTGGGGTCTCATCACAGGAGAGCGGCTATCCCGCCTGCAGATCACCGGGCTGGTACTGGCTGCAGGGGGACTGGTCACAATCCTTCTACCCGGCACGAGCATGCCGCCGCTATCGGCTTCGTTGCTGATGGTAATTTCAGGTGTCACCTGGGCAGCCTATTCGCTGCTTGGAAAAGGCGCGCCCGATCCGCTGGCCGCCACCGCTGGGAATTTCATTCGCAGCCTGCCGTTCATGGCCGTGCTTTGCCTACTGGCTTTGGATGGGCTCGAATGGGACCGCGCAGGAGTCATATACGCCTTGTTATCCGGCGGGCTGACATCGGGTGTCGGCTACGCGATCTGGTATGCCGCGTTACCTGGCCTTACGGCTATTCAGGGCGCCAGCGTGCAGCTGAGTGTGCCGCTTATCACTGCGCTTGCGGGCAGCTTGCTGCTCGGGGAAACGCTAACCGTCCAACTCTTGATTGCCGGTGTTGCAATCCTGGGCGGCATCGCTCTGGTCCTGCGGGTCAAGCACAACACATGA